A single window of Candidatus Hydrogenedentota bacterium DNA harbors:
- a CDS encoding carbon-nitrogen hydrolase family protein, with translation MTTLRVAGVQMTVSRNKNENLPRILEHIRKAAADIVLFPEMSLTGYHGDFHEQRTREAWRQIAAACRQHYVAAVIGTGAVVDGHTFIQSRIYTDQGTLLGTHEKIVPTSDERKWCRPGEELRVFTLKDIPFGCLICNDLWVTPGCGPYPDPRLTYQLGKKGAKIIFHSVHSGGSQIHTPYHESNLRLRAMESGLHIVTANAAVPGGGVNAPSGVVGPDGNWLVQCPREGEHTFNADLDIETG, from the coding sequence ATGACCACTCTCCGCGTTGCAGGCGTGCAAATGACCGTGTCCCGGAACAAAAACGAAAACCTCCCGAGAATCCTCGAGCACATCCGGAAGGCGGCGGCGGACATCGTCCTCTTCCCCGAAATGAGCCTCACGGGATACCATGGGGACTTCCACGAGCAGCGCACCCGCGAGGCCTGGCGGCAGATCGCCGCGGCGTGCCGACAGCACTACGTCGCCGCCGTCATCGGCACCGGCGCCGTGGTGGACGGGCACACCTTCATTCAGTCCCGCATCTACACCGACCAGGGCACCCTCCTGGGCACCCACGAGAAAATCGTCCCCACCAGTGACGAGCGGAAATGGTGCCGGCCCGGCGAGGAGCTCCGCGTCTTCACCCTCAAGGACATCCCCTTCGGATGCCTCATCTGCAATGACCTCTGGGTCACCCCCGGATGCGGACCTTACCCCGACCCCCGCCTCACCTACCAACTGGGAAAAAAAGGCGCCAAAATCATCTTCCACAGCGTCCACTCCGGCGGCTCCCAAATCCACACCCCCTACCACGAGTCCAACCTCCGCCTCCGCGCCATGGAAAGCGGGCTGCACATCGTCACCGCCAACGCCGCCGTCCCCGGCGGCGGCGTCAACGCCCCCAGCGGCGTGGTCGGTCCCGACGGAAACTGGCTCGTCCAGTGCCCCCGCGAGGGCGAGCACACCTTCAACGCCGACCTGGACATCGAGACCGGCTGA